The Litchfieldia alkalitelluris genome has a window encoding:
- a CDS encoding MATE family efflux transporter has translation MENTTKKLSLLAITWPILIESLLHVLLRTTDTFMLSKVSDDAVAAVGVANQLVMFMFFLFNFGAIGATVVISQYLGAKKYQDINKISANVLSFNFLFGIFISLLVVLFSSTYLRAFNLNHELYTMGMNYLLIVGAGLFLQSLMLTLSAIIQAHGFTKQTMYVSIGMNVVNIIGNYLLIFGALGFPAMGVTGAAIATVFSQLIGVLASFYFLYKKVNIRLAWIDIIKWKYHRLKEILNIGIPAAVGNISYSGSQLVTTGFITALGPEMLTTRIYTLNILFFIMILSISLGRGAQIIVGHLVGAGELEKAYKEGMKSLKLSIILCLAVAVIVVGFKESLLELFTGNELIIYTGSILLIMGLLLEPGRCLNIVIGQSLMAAGDSRYVMLISIIIIWALSIPLYYILGLKLGFGLIGIWIAFIADEWIRGLFLLQRWRSRVWEKKRIIKNNSELEVV, from the coding sequence ATGGAAAACACAACTAAAAAGCTATCATTACTCGCAATTACTTGGCCAATCTTAATTGAATCGTTACTACATGTGTTACTCCGAACCACCGATACCTTCATGCTTAGCAAAGTCTCTGACGATGCAGTAGCTGCTGTTGGGGTCGCAAACCAATTAGTTATGTTTATGTTCTTCCTATTTAACTTTGGTGCAATTGGTGCTACCGTTGTTATTTCACAGTATCTTGGAGCAAAAAAATACCAAGATATCAATAAAATCTCAGCGAATGTTCTTTCGTTCAACTTTTTATTTGGGATCTTTATTAGTTTACTAGTTGTATTATTTAGTAGTACTTACTTGCGCGCATTTAATTTAAACCACGAACTTTATACAATGGGTATGAATTATTTGTTAATTGTTGGTGCAGGACTTTTTTTACAATCATTAATGCTTACTCTTTCAGCAATCATCCAAGCCCATGGTTTTACAAAACAGACGATGTACGTTTCAATCGGAATGAATGTTGTTAATATCATTGGGAATTACTTATTAATTTTTGGAGCCTTAGGATTTCCTGCGATGGGAGTAACTGGCGCAGCAATTGCAACTGTGTTTAGCCAACTAATCGGTGTGTTAGCATCATTTTATTTCTTGTACAAAAAAGTAAATATAAGGTTAGCATGGATTGACATTATCAAGTGGAAATACCATCGATTAAAGGAAATCTTAAACATTGGAATCCCTGCTGCTGTTGGTAATATTTCTTATTCTGGTAGTCAGCTTGTCACAACAGGGTTTATTACGGCACTTGGTCCTGAGATGTTAACAACAAGAATCTACACACTTAATATCCTCTTTTTCATTATGATTCTGTCTATTTCTTTAGGTAGAGGTGCTCAGATTATTGTTGGTCATTTAGTTGGTGCTGGAGAGCTTGAAAAAGCGTATAAAGAGGGAATGAAGAGTTTAAAGCTTAGTATTATTTTATGCCTTGCGGTAGCGGTTATCGTGGTCGGATTCAAAGAGTCATTACTCGAACTATTTACAGGAAATGAACTAATCATTTACACAGGATCAATTCTTCTCATCATGGGACTTCTATTAGAGCCCGGTAGATGTTTAAACATCGTGATTGGCCAATCCTTAATGGCAGCTGGTGATTCTAGATATGTTATGTTGATTTCGATTATTATCATTTGGGCATTAAGCATTCCATTATACTATATTCTCGGTCTAAAGCTTGGATTTGGGTTGATTGGGATTTGGATAGCATTTATTGCCGATGAATGGATTAGAGGACTATTTTTACTCCAAAGATGGCGAAGTAGGGTATGGGAAAAGAAGCGGATTATTAAAAATAATAGTGAATTAGAAGTCGTATAA
- a CDS encoding prolyl oligopeptidase family serine peptidase, which translates to MVTQKRSDIVEDFHGIKVADPYRWLEDTNVNETLQWEKVMKEESDSYFSTSSSSRVDRERLTELYNYPKYFVPKKINETLFYQKNDGLKNQAVLFMKKENEEKILLDPNALSDDGTVALTNFSFSGEGKFLAYATSANGSDWQEIRVRQVNTGLDLEDTIKWVKFTSITWNPDETGFFYSRFPEPGTVSKEDESNHHKVYYHKIGTSQSDDFLVHEQPEDKELMFSTILSDDKKYLCLHVSLGTASENRFYLRELESDGPFIKLLDNQDGEYSYITNEATRFYFKTDLGSPKGRVISIDIENPGKEDWEEVIPEQEYVLDRIKYVNEKFVGVFLKDAHNIIQVFNKDGYFEKEISTPFIGSLTELSVNKENGELFFGITSFLHPTSVYQYQLATGKLSVFAETDLSFDVSNYETTQIFFPSKDGTKVPMFLTHKKGLKLDGQNPVLLYGYGGFNVSLTPSFNPAVLRWLEKGGVYAVANLRGGSEYGEDWHKAGMLGNKQNVFDDFIAAGEWLVDNKYTSKTKLSIMGGSNGGLLVAACMIQRPDLFGAVICRVPVIDMLRYHKFTIGRYWIPEYGNAENPEHFPFLYAYSPLHNVQEGETYPSILIATADSDDRVVPAHAKKFTATLKEKADSNSTIILRLESKAGHGLGKPTSKLIDEWVDFYSFLDRELA; encoded by the coding sequence ATGGTAACTCAAAAAAGAAGTGATATCGTAGAGGACTTTCATGGAATAAAAGTCGCTGACCCATATCGTTGGTTAGAAGACACAAATGTAAACGAAACATTGCAATGGGAAAAAGTAATGAAAGAGGAATCTGATTCTTACTTTTCTACCTCGAGTTCAAGTAGGGTTGATAGAGAAAGACTGACAGAATTATATAATTACCCAAAATATTTTGTTCCTAAAAAAATCAACGAAACTTTATTTTATCAGAAAAATGATGGACTTAAGAATCAAGCGGTTCTTTTTATGAAAAAAGAAAACGAAGAAAAAATCTTACTCGATCCTAATGCTCTATCTGACGATGGTACAGTAGCGCTAACCAATTTTTCATTTAGTGGTGAGGGGAAGTTTCTAGCATATGCCACTTCAGCAAATGGAAGTGACTGGCAAGAAATAAGAGTCCGCCAGGTGAATACTGGGCTAGATTTAGAGGATACCATTAAATGGGTGAAATTCACTTCAATTACATGGAATCCAGATGAGACAGGTTTTTTCTACAGTAGATTTCCTGAACCAGGAACTGTAAGTAAGGAAGATGAAAGTAATCACCATAAGGTGTATTATCATAAAATTGGCACATCTCAGTCCGATGATTTCTTAGTTCATGAACAACCAGAGGATAAGGAATTAATGTTTTCTACTATTCTATCAGATGATAAAAAGTATTTATGTCTCCATGTAAGCCTTGGTACTGCTTCTGAAAACCGTTTTTATCTAAGAGAATTAGAATCCGATGGTCCATTTATAAAATTACTAGATAACCAAGATGGGGAATATTCCTATATCACAAATGAGGCAACAAGGTTTTATTTTAAAACAGATCTTGGGTCTCCAAAGGGCCGTGTCATTTCAATAGATATAGAAAATCCAGGTAAAGAGGATTGGGAAGAGGTTATACCAGAGCAAGAGTATGTTCTTGATCGAATTAAATATGTAAATGAAAAATTCGTAGGTGTGTTTTTAAAGGATGCACACAATATTATCCAAGTATTTAATAAAGATGGTTATTTTGAAAAAGAGATTTCTACACCATTTATCGGTTCACTTACAGAGCTTTCCGTGAATAAGGAAAATGGCGAGTTGTTTTTTGGAATAACTTCATTTTTACATCCAACTAGTGTTTATCAATATCAATTAGCAACAGGGAAACTAAGTGTATTTGCAGAGACAGATCTTTCGTTTGATGTATCAAACTATGAAACTACCCAGATTTTCTTTCCTTCAAAGGATGGTACAAAGGTTCCTATGTTTTTAACCCATAAAAAGGGACTAAAATTAGACGGCCAAAATCCTGTTCTCTTATATGGTTATGGTGGTTTTAACGTGAGTCTTACTCCTTCCTTTAATCCAGCTGTCCTACGTTGGCTTGAAAAAGGTGGAGTATATGCAGTAGCAAACCTTCGTGGCGGCTCAGAGTATGGAGAAGATTGGCATAAGGCTGGTATGCTAGGCAATAAACAAAATGTCTTTGATGACTTTATTGCTGCTGGAGAGTGGTTAGTGGATAACAAGTACACGTCAAAAACAAAGCTATCTATAATGGGCGGTTCGAATGGTGGATTATTAGTGGCTGCATGCATGATTCAGCGTCCTGACCTTTTTGGAGCTGTCATTTGTAGAGTTCCAGTCATAGATATGCTACGTTATCATAAATTCACAATTGGAAGGTACTGGATTCCTGAATATGGTAATGCCGAGAACCCAGAGCATTTTCCATTTTTATATGCTTATTCTCCACTTCATAATGTGCAAGAGGGAGAAACATATCCTTCAATTTTAATTGCTACAGCAGACAGTGATGATCGTGTGGTACCTGCACATGCTAAAAAATTCACAGCGACATTAAAAGAAAAAGCAGATTCAAATTCAACCATAATACTCCGTCTCGAATCAAAGGCAGGACATGGTTTAGGGAAACCAACTTCGAAACTAATTGATGAATGGGTAGATTTTTATTCGTTTTTGGATAGAGAATTAGCATAA
- a CDS encoding Gfo/Idh/MocA family protein, producing the protein MNKIRVGIIGTGFGAKVHAPMMNFHDGFEVKAIASVSRGNVEDVSKESGVENIYTDWKLMLEQEDLELVVVASAVHLHKEMVLAAYAKGVHVLCEKPMALDKNETREMISAKEQAGKLGLINHEFRFLPARTKVKEIIDSGSLGDILHIRYECSFASYSSLTSRSRGWLGQAASGGGMLGALGSHMVDTLHWWTNSTFKEVFANLPIHVPTFTDKDGQSENRTADDAFQVMGSLTNGATVTLELLSAARQTTNTWRLEVFGTQGTLMMTDDNKVFFSEGDSKLEEVELLQDIIAPTEMSPIAARYYNGFNRMLDALKDTLDSGDKHPYLADFENGHQTQLILDAIRASSKDGKRISL; encoded by the coding sequence TTGAATAAAATAAGAGTTGGAATAATTGGAACTGGGTTTGGAGCAAAGGTACATGCACCTATGATGAACTTTCATGATGGTTTTGAAGTCAAAGCTATTGCTAGTGTATCTAGAGGTAATGTTGAGGATGTGTCAAAAGAAAGCGGTGTAGAAAATATCTACACAGATTGGAAGTTAATGCTTGAGCAGGAAGATCTAGAATTAGTCGTTGTAGCATCAGCTGTTCACCTACATAAAGAAATGGTATTAGCCGCTTATGCAAAAGGTGTTCATGTATTATGTGAAAAGCCTATGGCGTTAGATAAGAATGAAACGAGAGAAATGATTTCTGCAAAGGAACAGGCTGGTAAACTTGGTTTAATCAATCACGAATTCCGTTTCTTGCCCGCTCGAACAAAGGTCAAGGAGATCATAGATAGTGGGAGTTTAGGTGATATACTACATATTCGTTATGAATGTTCATTTGCTAGTTACTCATCTCTCACATCAAGATCACGTGGTTGGCTTGGTCAAGCAGCATCAGGTGGAGGAATGCTAGGTGCTTTAGGGTCACATATGGTTGACACTCTTCATTGGTGGACCAATAGCACATTCAAAGAAGTCTTTGCTAATCTACCAATTCATGTTCCTACATTCACTGACAAGGATGGTCAATCAGAAAATCGCACGGCTGATGACGCTTTCCAGGTCATGGGAAGTCTTACTAATGGAGCTACAGTCACTTTAGAACTCCTTTCAGCTGCGAGGCAAACAACAAATACGTGGCGATTAGAGGTATTTGGAACACAGGGAACTCTTATGATGACCGATGACAACAAAGTATTTTTCTCTGAGGGAGATTCTAAGTTAGAAGAAGTTGAGCTTCTACAAGATATCATTGCACCAACTGAAATGTCACCTATAGCAGCTCGTTATTACAACGGATTTAACCGAATGCTTGATGCATTAAAAGATACTTTGGATTCTGGAGATAAACACCCATACTTGGCTGACTTTGAAAATGGTCACCAAACACAGCTGATACTAGATGCAATTAGAGCTTCATCAAAAGATGGAAAGAGGATATCTCTTTAA